A window of Trichoderma atroviride chromosome 3, complete sequence contains these coding sequences:
- a CDS encoding uncharacterized protein (EggNog:ENOG41) has protein sequence MARRHVPVIRDYNISREDSLSSDGFEELGPRSMLPNSRHLRFVVDGDVPDVLYTLNHVGINRRFLGRLRSSKPFQNVTTYEIRQDETDEDGELVKKPIFEIVTTVCIEGRPDDHRRIVHPRRAAPQIDRPLTAAFENVDYRSDGYYTDEEQYVDPAGSPVADAPLMVIYSEHLINALRAVVRYYPTVSLNGKTVTISAPYRMLYHHRRELLEYRDNQPEAHSAEYAETTVKHIDTLLKFLDESLGDEITKEQELHKLETPMATFQYFWLLLKPGNVIYTKKYDIWTPLVISSVSGGSRHLNSPDSYRINCWLLESNGTKVGRFMESYVVNPWPGEQAISTLSVVPAAFWKEDLAAQGGVEMRQKLIAEGKLYWELLKRPTYMEYEGLLVNSGSGNRLPGGPTGFMNGRVICDASGFDKFFDTAPDWEGRRYPHPTRRRVTQNIPNKDHLPRYLPRCGCAVCTEDRPQELNGPYDGFEDLDPLCDTPPDSDIFFHVLSKTIPGFILGTRRWGNLHVANLSPVKADKEAFKYLVLDDDIKMTVKALIGQYSTGVDGQITPWGNDFVRNKGEGRIFLLHGAPGVGKTCTAECIAELTNRPLISLTSGDLSVDAFRVENNLSYFLELGQRYGALVLLDEADVYLERRRAKNISRNGLVSVFLRALEYYRGVLFLTTNRVRSFDTAFLSRIHVALHYKNLGDEDRERIWTHNFDRLNRDSHGRIRVATAARQFIWSSQEVRVLKWNGREIRNAMQTALALAESDSNEEGLPTITIGEKHIRAVVKMSKGFKDYIKSEMPLGSDDADYDGDGDDDVVHGEEF, from the exons ATGGCTAGACGTCATGTTCCTGTCATTCGAGACTACAACATCTCTCGCGAGGACAGCTTGAGTAGCGATGGCTTTGAGGAGTTGGGACCTCGCAGCATGCTACCCAACTCGCGACATCTCAGATTCGTCGTCGATGGCGATGTTCCTGATGTTTTGTATACCCTCAATCATGTCGGTATCAATCGGCGTTTCCTTGGGC GCTTGCGAAGCTCTAAGCCGTTCCAGAACGTGACCACCTACGAAATCAGACAAGATGAGACtgacgaggacggcgagcTTGTCAAGAAGCCTATTTTCGAGATTGTCACCACTGTTTGCATTGAGGGCAGACCCGATGATCATAGACGCATAGTTCATCCTCGTCGGGCGGCCCCTCAGATAGATCGGCCCCTCACGGCTGCCTTTGAGAACGTCGATTACCGAAGTGACGGCTATTATACCGATGAAGAGCAGTATGTTGATCCGGCTGGATCTCCTGTAGCTGATGCTCCTCTCATGGTTATCTACTCGGAGCATCTCATCAATGCTCTAAGAGCTGTTGTTAGATACTACCCGACCGTCAGTCTCAACGGGAAAACAGTTACTATCAGCGCACCCTATCGCATGCTGTATCACCACCGCCGCGAGCTTCTTGAGTATCGCGATAACCAGCCTGAGGCGCATAGTGCCGAGTATGCTGAGACCACAGTCAAGCATATCGACACTCTTCTCAAATTCCTTGATGAaagtcttggagatgagatTACCAAGGAACAGGAGCTCCACAAACTCGAGACTCCTATGGCAACTTTCCAGTACTTCTGGCTACTCTTGAAGCCAGGAAATGTCATCTATACCAAAAAATATGACATCTGGACACCTTTGGTCATTAGCAGTGTCAGTGGTGGCAGCCGTCACCTAAATAGTCCTGACAGCTACAGGATAAACTGTTGGCTGCTGGAGTCCAACGGCACCAAAGTTGGCCGCTTTATGGAGAGCTATGTTGTCAATCCATGGCCAGGTGAACAAGCAATCAGCACTTTGTCAGTGGTTCCCGCAGCCTTTTGGAAAGAAGACCTTGCTGCCCAAGGTGGCGTCGAGATGCGTCAAAAACTCATCGCAGAAGGCAAGCTGTACTGGGAGCTCCTCAAGCGTCCTACATATATGGAATACGAGGGCTTGCTTGTCAACTCTGGTTCCGGCAATAGACTGCCCGGCGGCCCAACTGGCTTTATGAATGGTCGTGTTATTTGTGATGCCTCTGGCTTCGACAAGTTCTTTGATACCGCGCCGGACTGGGAAGGAAGACGATATCCTCATCCCACCCGCCGCCGTGTAACTCAGAATATACCCAACAAAGACCATCTTCCTCGATATTTGCCAAGATGCGGCTGCGCTGTCTGCACTGAAGATCGACCTCAGGAGCTCAATGGTCCGTACGATGGATTCGAAGATCTTGATCCTCTGTGCGATACCCCGCCTGACAGCGATATCTTCTTCCATGTTCTCAGCAAGACAATCCCTGGATTCATCCTTGGCACTCGTCGTTGGGGAAATCTCCACGTTGCCAACCTCAGCCCTGTCAAAGCCGACAAAGAGGCTTTCAAGTATCTCGTCTTGGACGATGATATCAAGATGACTGTCAAGGCCCTCATTGGCCAATATTCCACTGGCGTCGATGGCCAAATCACTCCCTGGGGCAATGACTTCGTTCGCAACAAGGGCGAAGGAcgcatcttcctcctccacgGTGCGCCTGGTGTTGGCAAGACTTGCACCGCTGAGTGCATTGCCGAACTGACCAACCGGcctctcatctctctcacAAGCGGCGACCTGAGCGTCGATGCGTTCCGTGTCGAGAACAACCTCAGCTACTTCCTCGAGCTGGGCCAGCGTTATGGAGCTCTTGTCTTgctcgacgaggccgacgtCTATCTCGAGCGCCGCCGCGCAAAGAACATTTCTCGCAACGGCCTCGTCTCCGTCTTCCTCCGTGCCCTGGAGTACTACCGCGGCGTGCTCTTCCTCACCACCAACCGTGTCCGATCTTTCGACACTGCTTTCCTCAGCCGCATCCACGTCGCGCTGCACTATAAGAACCTCGGCGACGAAGACCGCGAGCGCATCTGGACTCACAACTTTGACCGCCTGAACCGTGATTCCCACGGCAGGATCCGCGTCGCCACCGCGGCCCGCCAGTTTATCTGGTCGAGCCAGGAGGTCCGCGTGCTCAAGTGGAATGGACGAGAGATTCGCAACGCTATGCAGACGGCGCTGGCTTTGGCCGAGAGCGACTCCAATGAGGAAGGTCTGCCGACTATTACTATTGGGGAGAAGCACATTCGTGCCGTAGTCAAGATGAGCAAGGGTTTCAAGGATTATATAAAGTCTGAGATGCCCCTGGGCTCTGATGATGCTGActatgatggcgatggtgatgatgacgttGTTCATGGAGAGGAGTTCTAA
- a CDS encoding uncharacterized protein (EggNog:ENOG41), producing the protein MIGKQSHIRCLARIAAHFRICVYQLSTSWPHPANDLSAPPVLIPNPFIKKRNLAWSLESPSSSQDPHSATSSSLLPTSSTSAPATITTATAPTSAPLADNTAAASTDISTSTAISSPAAPARRPTAGTTAEIESGAVQISDHLAQFTSLLSSHLRPTSAPIPRLSISGYSSLYQSCAGSQSGAHFVIHQHDHPVAGTHYDLRLQINETSSVSWAIMYGLPGDANSSRLNRNATETRIHSLWNHLVETASAETGSLIIWDTGTYSVLPRRSKHAPPEDPSSPPGSPHSSSSPNSKQHTPTAQSLLHAAFQNRKIRLRLHGTKLPNPYVINIRLTKTEDAVGRSRSSKTPRTRRRGRTAKARPADPESTSSDSDEYYNDIEESANDEPQAKKGTNDTPSLNEARRKLQQEEDAQVRLNNAYAGASNTIGSVYQRRWYLSLDRCACGFTEKKRYGRSVWEKLLPDTAPKDPSGDLEADPEESSCRLSFPFYVRGPQFEQSVVTGRLGEEVLRDEGVTTFVPRKGWTPVMK; encoded by the exons ATGATTGGCAAGCAGAGCCACATCCGCTGTTTAGCCAGGATTGCTGCACATTTCCGCATCTGCGTGTATCA ACTCTCAACTTCATGGCCCCATCCCGCAAACGACCTCTCAGCCCCCCCCGTGCTTATTCCCAATCCCTtcatcaagaagcgcaaTCTCGCCTGGTCTCTCGAgtctccatcgtcatctcaaGATCCTCACTCTGCCACTTCATCGTCTCTCCTCCCTACTTCATCAACTTCAGCTCCGGCTACTATAACCACAGCTACAGCTCCTACTTCCGCTCCCCTTGCTGACAACACTGCTGCCGCATCCACTGACATCTCGACCTCTACCGCCATTTCTTCTCCGGCGGCACCAGCCCGCAGGCCCACCGCCGGCACCACCGCCGAGATCGAATCCGGAGCCGTCCAGATATCTGACCATCTGGCCCAATTCACGTCGCTCCTCTCCTCGCATCTCCGCCCGACATCGGCCCCCATCCCTCGACTGAGTATCTCGGGTTATTCCAGCCTGTACCAAAGCTGTGCAGGCAGCCAGAGCGGCGCGCACTTTGTGATCCATCAGCACGACCACCCCGTGGCCGGCACCCACTACGATCTCCGCCTTCAGATCAACGAGACCAGCAGCGTCAGCTGGGCCATCATGTACGGCCTGCCGGGAGATGCCAACAGCAGCCGGTTGAACCGCAATGCCACCGAGACTCGCATCCACTCACTTTGG AATCACCTCGTTGAAACAGCTTCTGCAGAAACAGGATCCCTCATTATATGGGACACGGGCACATACTCCGTCCTTCCACGCCGCAGCAAACACGCCCCTCCAGAAGACCCCTCTTCACCGCCAGGCTCTCCtcactcatcatcatctccaaacAGCAAGCAGCACACTCCAACGGCCCAGTCTCTCCTTCACGCAGCCTTTCAAAATCGCAAGATCCGGCTGCGTCTCCATGGGACAAAGTTGCCCAATCCGTACGTCATCAACATCCGCCTGACCAAGACGGAAGATGCAGTAGGGCGATCTAGAAGCTCGAAAACGCCGCGAACTAGGCGCCGCGGGAGGACGGCAAAAGCGCGCCCTGCAGATCCGGAAAGCACCTCTTCCGACAGTGATGAATATTATAACGACATAGAAGAGTCTGCCAACGATGAACCGCAGGCTAAAAAAGGTACCAACGACACACCCTCCCTGAATGAAGCACGCCGTAagctgcagcaagaagaagatgcccaaGTCCGCCTGAACAACGCCTACGCCGGAGCATCAAACACCATCGGCAGCGTCTATCAACGCCGATGGTATCTCTCACTGGACCGCTGCGCCTGCGGCTTCACCGAAAAGAAGCGCTACGGCCGCAGCGTGTGGGAAAAGCTTCTCCCAGACACCGCGCCCAAGGACCCTTCCGGCGACTTGGAAGCAGATCCAGAAGAATCCTCCTGTCGGCTCTCGTTCCCCTTCTACGTCCGCGGTCCACAGTTTGAGCAGAGCGTAGTGACGGGAAGActgggagaagaagtttTGCGAGACGAGGGCGTGACCACCTTTGTCCCCAGGAAGGGATGGACTCCTGTGATGAAATGA
- a CDS encoding uncharacterized protein (EggNog:ENOG41~TransMembrane:17 (o26-50i85-104o116-137i149-167o179-199i285-308o328-352i432-455o461-479i539-562o568-588i950-973o1036-1060i1118-1135o1141-1158i1227-1246o1252-1272i)) — protein MTMQFQNQHQHVLGAVSDPADQFSSFVLPLSIAGLTVVGLFSLPGAVALLSQVRNRTPKDNFYSDVDGTSTPEAVAAFSNKWPKLAILLLALTSFDTSVAYSILTTLHADRYGLFVPSWLTTAALAAILLQAVFIFLHRSPVKSHDLGIWSFGSSFIAILLNILQTHHAWRLGATKTDAFFILRIVSLVATILQLFASISLPRRPAVSHNGKPVDAQFTGSFLSRYTWSWGQPLVALATKKGDLDEKDIPGPDHNFRARDLVEAWHKFEFKGTLLKKLLRSYLPLFLVQWTVTIFRSFIGLGPFWAMLRVIELLEQRYPEGERPMGQILIYIVSLALFSLCGQWTQGWIMWFSMYKTSIPLRGQLSSLIFEKSLKRKNVKMAEKETPKADEDEGNEDTKKPEEETVLKSRQAIVNLVGVDVRHVSNLAAFQFFIINSLTNLFFYCGFLLKLIGFFPFAAGILAWALVLPINTYATKIYMKHQAQLMKDRDAKLAIVNEALLGIRQIKFTALENQWEGRIQEQREKELTTLKRTFMADSVLFACWVISPIFLAAASLTVYSVLHGNLSPSIAFVSISIFKSLEVTLSALPELLTTSVDTLVSIKRIDTYLSGPEMKRILSDGPDVALENATISWPVDVETPDEERFILKNINLSFPAGELSVISGKTGTGKSLLLSAVLGEVDLLEGAIHAPPTVSPLERNDHAAHPGNWILPGSVAYVAQTPWLESASFRDNILFGLPYIEARYQKAIDVCALKKDLEILPDGDKTELGANGINLSGGQKWRVTLARAIYSRAEILVMDDIFSAVDAHVGRHIFDKCISGDICEGRTRILVTHHVALVQSKAKYLVELGEGTVLNAGLTSELAEEGILERIKTHEQDPEEIQREEAAAEGSTVVNSEEGSVAGADGASSETATADQLAKDTADQVAKDKAAKDFVEKETRDKGQVKNRIYMSYLTHSGGWLFWIILAVLFSSFEAGNLARNWWVKIWTSQSENQVDGIHAFEAEQKHGLAYGFTLQHGPFHVASNLLSAESTEHNLYYYLSIYVALSAASGLVGTLRFIWSFYMSIKASRTLFKQILFTVLRTPLRWLDTVPVGRILNRLTSDFDIIDNRINMDFGMLLWRSLGLMGVCVAATLVSPYILPLAFVLVIFAAIVGKMYMTGARPMKRLESTSKSPVFEQFNATLSGVATLRAYQKTQVYVDRMYAHLDQWDSVSIYGSLFNRWMSFRMALIGTAFSSIVGIVVALSPSIDASMAGFTLAFAVDFSGNILMTLWSYTSLELDMNATERVIEYADLKTEPLDGEKAPAAWPTSGDIEVKDLVVGYAEDLPPVLKGVSFNVKNNERVGVIGRTGAGKSSLTLALFRFLEARSGTVLIDGVDISKIDLHSLRSRLAIIPQDPVLFSGTVRSNLDPFNERTDEELRESLHRVHLVDSQPATPANEPSSVAASAAASTTTPTNANIFRDLTSGIAESGGNLSQGQRQLLCMARAIVARPKIMVLDEATSAVDMATDTLIQRSIREEFTDSTLIVIAHRLSTIADFDRILVLSEGAVAEFGTPKELWDKEGGVFRDMCEHSGELDKLRETILGK, from the exons atgacgatgcagTTTCAGAATCAACATCAGCATGTGCTGGGCGCCGTCAGTGACCCGGCGGACCAGTTCAGTTCCTTTGTGCTGCCACTCTCCATCGCCGGCTTAACGGTTGTCGGACTATTTTCCCTGCCGGGCGccgttgctcttctttcccagGTCCGCAACCGCACGCCAAAAGACAACTTTTACTCGGATGTCGACGGCACCAGCACGCCagaagctgttgctgcatTTTCCAACAAATGGCCCAAGCTtgccattcttctcctcgccctGACAAGCTTTGACACATCTGTTGCTTATTCGATCTTGACCACCCTTCACGCGGACCGTTATGGCCTCTTTGTTCCCAGCTGGCTGACTACTGCTGCTCTT GCTGCCATTTTGCTACaagccgtcttcatcttccttcaCCGGTCTCCCGTCAAATCCCACGACCTCGGCATTTGGTCATTTGGGTCGTCATTCATTGCTATTCTGCTCAACATACTCCAGACTCACCATGCTTGGCGGCTCGGAGCTACCAAGACTGACGCTTTTTTCATTCTTCGAATAGTCAGCTTGGTAGCTACCATCTTGCAATTGTTTGCTAGCATTTCGCTCCCCCGACGACCGGCCGTCTCCCACAATGGTAAACCGGTGGACGCGCAGTTTACAGGCTCCTTCCTGAGTCGTTATACTTGGTCTTGGGGACAGCCCTTGGTTGCGTTGGCCACTAAGAAAGGCGACCTGGACGAAAAAGATATTCCAGGCCCAGATCACAACTTCAGAGCCCGAGATCTCGTCGAGGCTTGGCACAAGTTTGAATTCAAGGGCACACTTCTGAAGAAGCTTCTCCGTTCTTATCTGCCCCTATTTTTGGTCCAATGGACTGTCACCATCTTTCGATCATTTATTGGCCTTGGGCCGTTCTGGGCCATGCTGCGCGTGATTGAGCTCTTGGAACAGCGCTATCCCGAAGGCGAACGACCAATGGGCCAGATCCTGATATACATCGTTTCACTCgcccttttctctctatgTGGACAG TGGACGCAAGGATGGATCATGTGGTTTTCCATGTACAAGACTTCCATTCCTCTCCGAGGCCAGCTTTCCTCTCTCATTTTCGAAAAGTCCTTGAAACGAAAAAAcgtcaagatggcagagaaggAAACGCCAAAAgcagacgaagatgagggcAACGAGGACACAAAGAAACCCGAGGAGGAGACCGTTCTAAAGTCCCGCCAAGCCATTGTGAATCTTGTTGGTGTCGACGTCAGGCACGTATCGAATCTTGCGGCCTTTCAatttttcatcatcaacagcttgACCAACTTGTTCTTTTACTGTGGCTTTCTGCTAAAGCTGATTGgtttctttccctttgccGCTGGTATCTTGGCATGGGCTCTTGTCTTGCCCATCAACACGTACGCCACCAAGATCTACATGAAGCATCAAGCCCAGCTCATGAAAGATCGTGATGCTAAGCTGGCAATTGTGAATGAAGCGTTATTAGGCATTCGTCAGATCAAATTCACTGCCCTGGAGAACCAGTGGGAAGGTCGTATTCAAGAGCAACGAGAGAAGGAATTGACGACTCTGAAGAGAACCTTCATGGCGGACTCTGTCCTATTTGCATGCTGGGTTATCAGCCCGATTTTTCTCGCAGCTGCTTCATTAACTGTCTACTCTGTCCTTCATGGCAACCTATCTCCGTCTATTGCCTTTGTCAGTATCAGTATCTTTAAGAGCTTAGAAGTCACACTCTCTGCTCTCCCAGAGCTGCTCACGACATCTGTCGACACACTTGTTTCGATCAAGCGAATTGACACATATCTTAGCGGCCCTGAAATGAAGAGGATTCTGTCTGATGGCCCAGATGTTGCTCTCGAAAATGCCACCATCTCCTGGCCTGTTGACGTCGAAACTCCCGACGAAGAACGCTTCATTCTCAAGAATATCAATCTGTCCTTCCCTGCTGGCGAGCTGTCTGTGATTTCTGGTAAAACTGGAACAGGAAAGAGTCTGCTGCTCTCTGCTGTACTCGGCGAGGTTGATCTACTTGAAGGTGCCATTCATGCTCCCCCCACCGTATCGCCGCTTGAGCGCAATGATCACGCGGCTCATCCCGGAAACTGGATTCTTCCCGGCTCTGTTGCATATGTGGCCCAGACCCCTTGGCTCGAAAGCGCTTCCTTCCGAGATAATATTCTATTCGGCCTCCCGTACATTGAAGCGAGATACCAGAAAGCCATCGATGTCTGCGCCCTGAAAAAGGATCTCGAGATTTTGCCTGATGGCGATAAGACAGAACTTGGAGCCAACGGAATCAATTTGAGCGGAGGCCAGAAATGGAGAGTAACATTGGCACGAGCTATCTACTCACGCGCCGAAATTCTGGTCATGGATGATATTTTCAGCGCTGTTGATGCTCACGTTGGTCGACACATTTTCGACAAGTGCATCAGTGGTGACATCTGCGAAGGTCGAACTCGAATCCTGGTTACCCACCACGTGGCGCTCGTTCAATCCAAGGCTAAATATCTGGTGGAACTTGGAGAGGGCACTGTTCTAAACGCTGGCCTGACGTCGGAGCTTGCTGAGGAGGGCATCCTCGAGAGAATCAAGACCCATGAGCAAGACCCGGAGGAGATTCAGCGTGAAGAAGCGGCTGCTGAAGGCTCGACAGTTGTCAACTCTGAAGAAGGCTCAGTTGCCGGTGCCGATGGAGCATCAAGTGAAACCGCCACGGCTGACCAGTTGGCCAAAGATACGGCTGACCAGGTGGCTAAAGATAAGGCTGCCAAAGACTTTGTCGAAAAGGAGACTCGCGACAAAGGGCAAGTTAAGAACCGGATCTATATGAGCTACCTGACCCATAGCGGTGGCTGGCTGTTTTGGATCATTCTCGCCGTTTTATTCTCCAGCTTCGAGGCAGGTAATCTTGCTCGAAACTGGTGGGTGAAAATATGGACGTCTCAAAGCGAGAACCAAGTTGACGGAATCCATGCCTTTGAAGCGGAGCAGAAGCACGGTCTTGCCTATGGTTTCACTTTACAGCACGGCCCGTTCCATGTTGCCTCGAACTTGCTGAGCGCCGAATCCACAGAGCATAATTTGTACTATTACTTATCAATCTATGTCGCTCTATCTGCGGCCAGTGGATTGGTCGGGACGCTGCGCTTTATCTGGTCATTTTATATGAGCATCAAGGCTAGTAGGACCCTGTTCAAGCAAATTCTCTTCACAGTCCTCCGAACCCCCTTGCGATGGCTTGACACAGTCCCTGTTGGCCGAATTCTTAACCGACTCACCTCTGATTTTGATATCATCGACAACCGCATCAACATGGACTTTGGCATGTTACTCTGGCGTTCTTTGGGTCTCATGGGCGTCTGTGTCGCCGCTACTCTCGTGTCGCCTTATATCCTTCCCTTGGCATTCGTTTTGGTCATCTTTGCTGCGATAGTTGGCAAGATGTACATGACTGGTGCCAGGCCCATGAAGAGATTGGAAAGCACCTCAAAGTCACCAGTCTTTGAACAATTCAACGCGACGTTATCGGGTGTGGCTACGCTTCGAGCGTACCAGAAGACCCAAGTGTACGTGGACCGTATGTACGCTCATCTTGATCAGTGGGACTCTGTAAGCATTTATGGCTCTCTGTTCAACCGATGGATGAGCTTCCGCATGGCCTTGATTGGTACTGCTTTTAGTTCCATTGTCGGCATTGTCGTTGCCTTGTCCCCATCCATTGACGCTTCCATGGCTGGCTTCACTTTGGCGTTCGCTGTTGACTTTTCCGGAAACATCCTCATGACTCTGTGGAGCTATACTAGCTTGGAGCTGGATATGAATGCCACCGAGCGTGTTATCGAGTACGCTGATCTCAAGACCGAACCGTTGGATGGAGAGAAGGCACCTGCTGCCTGGCCTACGTCGGGAGATATTGAGGTCAAGGATCTTGTTGTTGGCTATGCTGAAGATCTGCCGCCAGTCCTGAAGGGCGTTTCCTTCAATGTCAAGAATAATGAGCGCGTGGGTGTTATCGGACGTACCGGAGCTGGAAAGTCCTCGCTTACCCTGGCCCTCTTCCGCTTCCTCGAGGCCCGATCAGGCACTGTCTTGATTGATGGTGTGGATATTTCCAAAATTGACCTTCACAGCCTGCGTTCACGATTGGCCATCATTCCTCAG GACCCTGTACTGTTCTCTGGCACTGTCAGGAGCAATCTTGATCCATTCAACGAGCGTACGGACGAAGAACTCCGCGAGTCGCTTCATCGTGTGCATTTGGTCGACTCTCAGCCAGCCACGCCCGCCAATGAGCCATCTTCTGTCGCTGCTTCTGCCGCTGCTTCAACCACCACTCCAACCAACGCCAACATCTTCCGGGATCTCACCAGCGGCATCGCCGAATCGGGCGGTAACCTCTCTCAAGGTCAGCGCCAACTCCTCTGCATGGCCCGAGCTATCGTCGCGCGACCCAAGATCATGGTGCTTGACGAGGCTACCTCGGCTGTGGACATGGCAACCGATACGCTCATCCAGCGCAGCATCCGCGAGGAATTCACCGACAGCACGCTCATCGTTATTGCGCACCGTCTGAGTACGATTGCTGATTTCGACCGCATTCTCGTTCTTAGCGAGGGAGCTGTGGCGGAATTCGGAACGCCCAAGGAGCTGTGGGACAAGGAGGGAGGTGTGTTTAGGGACATGTGTGAGCACAGCGGTGAGCTGGATAAGCTGCGAGAAACGATTTTgggaaaataa
- a CDS encoding uncharacterized protein (BUSCO:EOG092D1LJK) codes for MKASPLIINWHDQNAPIYSAHFEPNGKGRLATAGGDNHVRVWKVQADGPERKVEYLSTLSKHNQAVNVVRWAPKGETLASAGDDGNVILWVPSEIPATNFGSEGLDDKESWRAKHMCRSSGAEIYDLAWSPDAVYFIIGSMDNIARIYNASSGTLVRQIAEHSHYVQGVTWDPLNEYIATQSSDRSVHIYSLKTKDGQYSLSQDDKLPRLASHVKADLPTRRISSSSPAPPEFGHRAQMSTVDSATSVGSPAPSAPSTPTSAPLPMNPPSVISHSRRSSFSSRRSVSPAPSLPLPAVMPMEASPKPHYALNTNWATGMKNASLYANETLTSFFRRLTFTPDGSLLLTPSGQYQNQHQTDKDAKPTYEIINTVYIYTRGGINKPPIAHLPGHKKPSVVVKCSPIFYTLRQSPPVTKHVTIDTSSAEDTIPSLPDPVSSKSSTAPSVMDPPPLPTPASTTAAEGGAPSKGVSTETNASTPGPKPAFALPYRMVYAVATQDSVLLYDTQQKTPICIVSNLHCATFTDLAWSTDGLTLIISSSDGFCSSLTFAPGELGEIYKGEVGAKASASAATPTSTFASPASFPNGSQHQPRNSASSFTAPSPPATSSVPSNRPSSPTRSNSTSSVATQSGVVSNPPLISGSVPSITAANSGRVTGVPLTTPPETPKVVPGPSTGVKRDADEAEKEDTKEPKKRRIAPTLVSN; via the exons ATGAAGGCCTCGCCGCTCATCATCAATTGGCATGACCAGAATGCCCCCATCTACTCTGCTCACTTTGAGCCAAACGGCAAGGGCCGCCTGGCCACGGCCGGTGGTGACAACCATGTGAGGGTGTGGAAAGTTCAAGCCGACGGCCCGGAACGCAAAGTCGAATATCTATCGACCTTGTCCAAGCACAATCAAGCTGTCAATGTTGTGCGATGGGCCCCCAAAG GAGAAACCCTCGCTTCGgccggcgacgacggcaatGTGATTCTATGGGTTCCCAGCGAGATTCCGGCAACCAACTTTGGATCGGAAGGTCTGGACGATAAGGAATCATGGAGAGCCAAGCACATGTGTCGCTCTAGCGGAGCCGAGATATACGATTTGGCATGGTCCCCCGACGCCGTCTACTTTATTATCGGTAGTATGGATAATATTGCGAGAATATACAATGCCAGTTCAG GAACACTTGTAAGGCAAATTGCCGAACATAGTCACTACGTGCAAGGCGTCACTTGGGATCCCTTGAACGAGTACATTGCAACCCAGTCGTCCGATCGATCCGTCCACATCTACTCTCTCAAGACAAAAGACGGGCAGTATTCCTTGAGCCAGGACGATAAGCTGCCGAGGCTAGCAAGCCACGTCAAAGCCGATCTCCCTACTCGACGAATCTCTTCGAGCAGTCCCGCGCCCCCGGAATTCGGTCACCGAGCGCAGATGTCTACCGTAGACTCTGCCACGTCTGTGGGATCACCAGCTCCCTCAGCCCCAAGCACCCCAACTTCCGCACCTCTCCCCATGAACCCGCCAAGCGTCATCAGCCATAGTCGTCggtcttccttctcctctcgtcGTTCGGTCTCGCCGGCACCTTCTCTACCTCTTCCTGCCGTCATGCCAATGGAGGCGTCGCCGAAACCTCACTATGCTCTCAACACTAACTGGGCCACGGGAATGAAGAATGCCAGTCTTTATGCCAACGAAACCCTGACATCTTTCTTTCGACGACTTACGTTTACGCCAGATGGGAGCCTCTTGCTCACGCCGTCTGGGCAATATCAGAATCAACACCAGACAGACAAGGATGCAAAGCCAACTTACGAAATCATCAATACCGTCTACATCTACACTAGAGGCGGCATCAATAAACCCCCGATAGCTCACCTGCCAGGCCATAAAAAGCCTTCAGTCGTTGTCAAATGCTCACCTATTTTCTATACCCTCCGCCAGTCACCGCCGGTGACTAAACATGTCACCATTGATACATCTTCTGCAGAGGACACCATCCCCTCCTTACCAGATCCAGTCTCCTCCAAGTCATCTACCGCGCCATCCGTCATGGATCCTCCCCCGCTGCCCACGCCTGCTTCGACTACTGCCGCCGAAGGAGGAGCTCCGTCAAAAGGAGTGTCTACCGAGACAAATGCGTCAACGCCAGGCCCCAAGCCTGCCTTTGCCCTTCCTTACCGAATGGTATACGCGGTCGCCACTCAAGACTCGGTGCTACTATATGATACGCAACAGAAGACACCGATATGCATAGTTAGCAACTTGCACTGCGCAACTTTTACTGATCTTGCTTG GTCAACTGATGGACTCACCCTCATCATCTCGTCATCGGACGGATTCTGCTCTTCACTCACATTTGCTCCGggcgagctgggcgagattTACAAGGGCGAAGTTGGGGCAAAAGCAAGTGCATCCGCAGCAACTCCTACGTCGACGTTTGCATCGCCTGCTTCATTCCCAAATGGATCGCAGCATCAACCGCGCAACTCGGCAAGCTCTTTTACAGCACCCTCTCCTCCTGCCACATCGTCTGTGCCATCCAATCGCCCGTCCTCACCTACAAGGTCGAATTCGACATCTTCTGTGGCTACACAATCCGGTGTCGTGAGCAACCCGCCCCTCATTAGTGGTAGTGTGCCGTCAATCACGGCCGCCAATTCAGGCAGGGTAACGGGCGTGCCCTTGACTACACCTCCAGAGACACCCAAAGTTGTGCCTGGCCCAAGTACGGGCGTAAAGAGGGATGCTGATGAGGCCGAGAAAGAAGACACCAAAGAGCCCAAGAAGCGAAGAATCGCTCCAACTCTTGTTTCAAACTGA